A section of the Nitrososphaerota archaeon genome encodes:
- a CDS encoding DUF72 domain-containing protein, with protein MLVNVGCTGWGYDGWQGPFYPKSLSRSNFLRHYSTIFDVTEINSTFYAIPNDVMVKKWYSETPNHFKFTSKLPQIITHDKRLANPSPYLEQFLQSMKSLGTKFLLSVVQLPPSLSFEEARPNLEQLQSYFPDNNYVIEGRHQSWFSDTAIKYLGDKKICLVWSDVSGIQNSAPLTSDFVYLRLIGDRSIPEKEFGKLQNDRTKQMKSWIEKIQKIQDNISYAIIMANNRYEGFGPATANKLRLLLGMEELSFTDKKQKTLFGKP; from the coding sequence ATGCTAGTCAATGTGGGCTGTACTGGATGGGGCTATGACGGTTGGCAGGGACCGTTTTATCCAAAAAGCCTCTCAAGGTCGAATTTTCTGAGGCATTATTCGACTATTTTTGATGTAACCGAGATAAACTCGACATTTTACGCGATACCAAATGATGTTATGGTGAAAAAATGGTACTCGGAAACACCAAACCATTTCAAGTTCACATCCAAGCTTCCACAAATTATAACACATGATAAAAGGTTGGCAAATCCCTCACCATATCTGGAGCAGTTTTTACAATCAATGAAATCTCTTGGGACAAAATTTCTCTTGTCTGTTGTGCAGCTTCCACCATCGTTATCATTTGAAGAGGCAAGGCCAAATCTGGAACAGCTACAATCATATTTTCCGGATAATAATTATGTAATAGAAGGAAGGCACCAATCCTGGTTTTCAGACACTGCAATAAAGTATCTCGGTGACAAAAAGATCTGTCTAGTATGGAGTGACGTTTCAGGAATACAAAACTCGGCGCCACTCACATCTGATTTTGTCTATTTGAGATTAATTGGTGATAGAAGTATACCGGAAAAAGAATTTGGCAAGTTGCAAAATGACAGGACAAAACAAATGAAGTCTTGGATTGAAAAAATACAAAAAATCCAAGACAATATCTCCTACGCAATAATAATGGCAAATAACCGATACGAAGGCTTTGGTCCTGCAACTGCCAACAAGCTTAGGCTGTTGTTAGGGATGGAGGAGCTCTCATTTACCGATAAAAAGCAGAAAACGCTCTTTGGCAAGCCTTAA
- a CDS encoding J domain-containing protein, translating into MVESNYDILGIKPSATQREIRDAFRKLILDHHSDRGGDEEIVKKIIQAYEDLKAGKAYPDTEDERLKKAKVYTGDSEEERKRRNLVLSGDVAREMKVAQDWIALLQHDNAAGSRLFGSKELGEVEFSREKTGDLSIKGKIWAGTLTYDGAINMSGSITSPYFAYAEENKTRITITNGNFVLIDPLKNNFIIEHGVKITAENGDILVGNVTGIKETMQDPQGRVGIYITKEHFTELRAPKGKVVISNARETVFLDAETVVVNNLINNVKVRAKHLIMFGTTMNYNCEITLMHGGSMTFHDEGSGFALSDDATIILENGKRFKFRELKTSKMVGNGRQITYETLNNLGKKEKQPGSRFGFGMFKKK; encoded by the coding sequence TTGGTTGAAAGCAATTATGATATTTTGGGGATAAAGCCCAGCGCAACTCAAAGAGAAATCAGAGATGCGTTTCGCAAGCTGATCCTAGACCATCACTCCGACAGGGGTGGAGACGAGGAAATCGTAAAAAAAATTATTCAGGCATATGAGGACCTCAAGGCAGGTAAGGCCTATCCAGATACGGAAGATGAAAGGCTCAAAAAAGCGAAGGTATACACTGGTGATTCTGAGGAGGAAAGAAAGAGGCGAAACCTGGTTTTATCAGGTGATGTGGCGCGAGAGATGAAGGTAGCTCAGGACTGGATTGCATTACTGCAACACGACAATGCAGCAGGCTCTAGGTTGTTTGGCTCAAAAGAATTAGGCGAAGTAGAGTTTTCGCGAGAAAAGACAGGGGATCTATCAATCAAGGGAAAAATCTGGGCAGGTACACTCACATATGATGGAGCGATTAATATGTCAGGCAGTATAACTAGCCCGTATTTTGCATATGCAGAGGAGAACAAAACCAGAATAACGATAACAAACGGAAACTTTGTCCTAATTGATCCTCTGAAAAATAATTTCATCATTGAACATGGAGTAAAAATAACAGCAGAAAATGGCGACATTCTGGTAGGCAATGTAACTGGCATCAAGGAAACAATGCAGGATCCTCAGGGCAGAGTAGGGATATACATTACAAAAGAGCATTTCACGGAGCTGCGCGCACCAAAGGGCAAAGTCGTAATATCAAACGCAAGGGAAACCGTATTCTTGGATGCAGAAACTGTAGTGGTAAATAATCTGATAAACAATGTGAAGGTCCGAGCAAAACACCTCATTATGTTTGGAACGACAATGAACTATAACTGCGAAATCACCTTAATGCACGGCGGTTCCATGACATTTCATGACGAGGGCTCTGGCTTTGCTTTATCTGATGACGCAACAATAATTTTGGAAAACGGTAAGCGATTCAAATTCCGTGAGCTTAAGACATCAAAAATGGTGGGAAACGGTAGGCAAATCACATATGAAACCTTGAACAACCTCGGCAAAAAAGAAAAACAGCCCGGCTCTAGGTTCGGCTTTGGGATGTTCAAGAAAAAATAA
- a CDS encoding TRAM domain-containing protein gives MSFDDNSGRRDNRRFGGGYRGGGGGRRFNNDRQFDDRPKPVETGKEYDVSITETSRQGDGIARVDGFVIFVKGGQPGQETKIKVTQVGRRFATAELAQ, from the coding sequence ATGAGTTTTGACGATAATTCCGGACGACGTGATAACAGACGTTTCGGTGGCGGATACAGAGGAGGCGGAGGCGGCAGACGTTTTAACAACGACAGACAGTTTGACGACCGACCAAAACCAGTAGAAACTGGCAAAGAATACGATGTATCAATTACTGAAACATCCAGACAAGGCGACGGAATAGCAAGAGTAGACGGATTTGTCATATTTGTGAAAGGCGGACAGCCAGGCCAAGAGACTAAAATCAAGGTAACACAAGTTGGCAGACGATTTGCAACAGCTGAACTAGCACAATAA
- a CDS encoding MIP family channel protein: MISGRSWFVEALCTFALVFFGPLSIIVSSTMFGDSLNLEGLLIISLAHGVVIGLMVYAFGHVSGAHINPAVTIPMMITKRISIVNGIGYIVFQCIGAIIAAFSLKAIFPVLGAKVKFGTQGGPSELLGNSAMSGFALELVFTFFLVTVIFMTAVHKKAPAGMYGLVIGGMIFLLHLVGIPLTGASMNPARTLGPALASGYWDFHWMYWAGPIIGGIIAGLIMHYIFVKKAETSAA, from the coding sequence ATGATATCAGGACGATCATGGTTTGTAGAAGCACTGTGCACATTTGCACTGGTCTTCTTTGGACCTTTGTCTATCATAGTGTCATCTACAATGTTTGGCGATTCTCTGAATTTGGAAGGATTATTGATAATATCACTGGCACATGGAGTCGTAATCGGCCTGATGGTCTATGCGTTTGGCCATGTATCTGGGGCACACATCAACCCAGCAGTTACTATTCCAATGATGATTACTAAAAGAATCAGTATAGTAAATGGCATTGGGTATATTGTATTCCAGTGTATTGGTGCCATAATTGCGGCATTTTCGCTAAAGGCGATATTTCCAGTGCTTGGAGCCAAGGTCAAATTTGGAACGCAGGGTGGGCCAAGTGAGCTACTTGGAAACTCTGCAATGTCTGGCTTTGCGCTAGAACTGGTCTTTACGTTCTTTTTGGTTACTGTAATATTCATGACGGCAGTGCACAAAAAGGCGCCCGCTGGAATGTATGGTCTAGTAATAGGCGGAATGATATTTTTGCTGCACTTGGTTGGAATTCCACTCACTGGCGCTTCAATGAATCCTGCAAGAACACTTGGCCCGGCTCTGGCGTCTGGCTATTGGGATTTCCACTGGATGTACTGGGCAGGCCCGATCATTGGTGGAATAATAGCTGGACTAATTATGCACTATATCTTTGTCAAAAAGGCAGAGACTAGCGCTGCATAG
- a CDS encoding thioredoxin-dependent thiol peroxidase, which produces MLEEGEKVPSFELHDANGETVKSSEFKGKKFVVYFYPRDFTPGCTIEADEFSKEYKKFQKIGATIIGISTDSVESHKKFVDKMNIPYVLLSDPESEVSKKFGVWGKKQFMGREYMGIQRSTFLVDEKGKIFKVYPSVKPKGHAEEVLAALK; this is translated from the coding sequence ATGCTAGAAGAAGGAGAAAAAGTTCCAAGCTTTGAGCTACATGACGCAAATGGAGAGACGGTCAAATCCTCAGAGTTCAAGGGAAAAAAGTTCGTAGTCTATTTTTATCCAAGGGATTTCACGCCGGGTTGCACAATAGAAGCAGATGAGTTCTCTAAAGAATATAAAAAATTCCAAAAGATAGGCGCGACTATAATTGGAATATCGACTGACAGCGTCGAGTCGCACAAAAAATTCGTAGATAAAATGAATATTCCATATGTATTGTTGTCAGATCCAGAGTCCGAGGTATCTAAAAAATTCGGAGTCTGGGGTAAAAAACAGTTCATGGGTCGAGAATACATGGGAATCCAGAGGAGTACGTTTCTTGTTGACGAAAAGGGCAAAATCTTCAAGGTCTATCCAAGTGTAAAGCCAAAGGGCCACGCAGAAGAAGTCCTAGCTGCCCTGAAATAA
- a CDS encoding trans-sialidase has translation MSGTTKSTKKDLEAKIAELEEKLAKLASQFESKPQVTTPPPAPKPQVQTPPPAPKPAPAPTTKPQGTLPAGFKPAPAPAPAPKPQVQTPPPAPKPEGEVVPAWEQWRSAPTSDFHSYRAKVTGYSPAGNRYFASKHVVQASVPTSDWNLQKAKVTGYTQPSNKYFATREKLAYHPRTKYFAGYGIQSTATGSAQTQTAPPPAPKPNPTRGSLPAGTKQVESSGSSGNENASRKEQLEAYEKEYLARMQQQTKTAPPPKPNDSNRGSLPAGFKPTTPPPAPAKPKGTLPKGF, from the coding sequence ATGTCTGGAACTACTAAGTCAACTAAAAAGGATTTAGAAGCAAAAATTGCAGAATTAGAAGAAAAACTTGCAAAACTAGCTAGTCAATTTGAATCAAAACCACAAGTAACTACACCACCACCAGCACCAAAACCACAAGTTCAAACACCACCACCAGCACCAAAACCAGCACCAGCGCCAACAACAAAACCGCAAGGAACTCTGCCAGCAGGTTTCAAACCAGCTCCGGCACCAGCTCCAGCACCAAAACCACAAGTTCAAACACCACCACCAGCACCAAAGCCAGAGGGAGAAGTAGTCCCAGCTTGGGAGCAATGGAGAAGCGCACCAACATCGGACTTCCACTCGTACAGAGCAAAGGTAACTGGATACTCTCCAGCAGGAAACCGATACTTTGCAAGCAAGCACGTTGTACAAGCAAGCGTTCCAACATCCGACTGGAACCTACAAAAGGCAAAGGTAACAGGATACACTCAACCATCCAACAAGTACTTTGCAACACGAGAAAAACTCGCATACCATCCTAGAACAAAATACTTTGCAGGATACGGTATACAATCAACAGCAACTGGTTCTGCACAAACACAGACGGCTCCACCGCCAGCGCCGAAGCCAAACCCAACACGGGGTTCACTACCAGCTGGAACCAAGCAGGTAGAATCAAGTGGTTCTAGCGGAAATGAAAATGCGTCAAGAAAGGAGCAGCTAGAGGCATATGAAAAAGAATACCTTGCAAGAATGCAACAACAAACAAAGACTGCACCACCACCAAAACCAAATGACTCGAATAGGGGTTCACTACCAGCGGGATTCAAACCGACAACACCGCCTCCAGCACCGGCAAAACCAAAAGGCACATTACCAAAAGGCTTCTAA
- a CDS encoding trans-sialidase — MSSVKSTKKDLEAKIAELEEKLAKLANQIESAPKPQVTTPPPAPKPQVQTPPPAPKPAPAPTTKPQGTLPAGFKPAPAPAPAPKPQVQTPPPAPKPEGEVVPAWEQWRSAPTSDFHSYRAKVTGYSPAGNRYFASKHVVQASVPTSDWNLQKAKVTGYTQPSNKYFATREKLAYHPRTKYFAGYGIQSTATGSAQTQTAPPPAPKKNTSRGSLPKGF; from the coding sequence ATGTCTAGTGTTAAATCCACTAAAAAAGACTTAGAAGCAAAAATTGCAGAATTAGAAGAAAAGCTTGCAAAATTGGCTAATCAAATAGAATCAGCACCAAAACCACAAGTAACTACACCACCACCAGCACCAAAACCACAAGTTCAAACACCACCACCAGCACCAAAACCAGCACCAGCGCCAACAACAAAACCGCAAGGAACTCTGCCAGCAGGTTTCAAACCAGCTCCGGCACCAGCTCCAGCACCAAAACCACAAGTTCAAACACCACCACCAGCACCAAAGCCAGAGGGAGAAGTAGTCCCAGCTTGGGAGCAATGGAGAAGCGCACCAACATCGGACTTCCACTCGTACAGAGCAAAGGTAACTGGATACTCTCCAGCAGGAAACCGATACTTTGCAAGCAAGCACGTTGTACAAGCAAGCGTTCCAACATCCGACTGGAACCTACAAAAGGCAAAGGTAACAGGATACACTCAACCATCCAACAAGTACTTTGCAACACGAGAAAAACTCGCATACCATCCTAGAACAAAATACTTTGCAGGATACGGTATACAATCAACAGCAACTGGTTCTGCACAAACACAGACGGCTCCACCGCCAGCGCCGAAGAAGAATACTTCTCGTGGCTCTCTACCAAAAGGCTTCTAA
- a CDS encoding menaquinone biosynthesis decarboxylase yields MPIEDVSELISALEKADQLKRVKTQVDSDLEIAEILRRVMYANGPAVLFENVKGYDMPVLANAFGSIKRLQIGLEMDDFTEIGQRIVDMTKMEVPSGFLNKIKKLPELSKMGEVFPKLEKSGPVTEVIEQSPSFSKIPILKTWHKDAGRFITLGLIATKHPETGVRNLGVYRMQIIDDTHAMMHWQKHKRGAHHGDISKERGQKIPAAIIIGAEPATVFSAIAPVPEGLDKYLFAGITRKKGIKTVQCKTQDLEVPANAEIILEGYVDPSDIRDEGPFGDHTGYYTPVEPYPTFTLTGIMRRQKPVYLTTIVGKPILEDAHVGKVIERSFLPLIRMFHPEVVDFAMPAAGWFQGMAIISIKKRYPGQAKKVMMGLWGTGQLTVTKMFIVVDDDINVHDFNDVIWAITTRADAARDCVIINNTPTDTLDPASPLVNFGSKLGIDATQKTREEGFTREIQEKVAVDESTKNLVDSKWSSYGI; encoded by the coding sequence TTGCCAATCGAAGACGTCTCAGAACTCATATCAGCATTAGAAAAAGCAGATCAGTTAAAGCGAGTAAAGACGCAGGTCGATTCCGATTTGGAGATTGCAGAAATCCTAAGGCGTGTAATGTATGCAAACGGCCCCGCAGTACTATTTGAGAATGTAAAGGGCTATGACATGCCGGTGTTGGCAAATGCTTTTGGCTCAATAAAGCGACTACAAATCGGCCTTGAAATGGACGACTTCACCGAGATTGGTCAGAGAATAGTTGACATGACAAAGATGGAGGTACCATCAGGATTTCTCAACAAGATCAAAAAGCTTCCAGAATTATCCAAGATGGGTGAGGTATTCCCAAAATTAGAAAAGTCCGGCCCGGTAACTGAAGTGATAGAGCAAAGTCCTTCATTTAGTAAGATTCCAATTTTGAAAACCTGGCACAAGGATGCAGGAAGATTCATCACGCTTGGATTAATCGCAACAAAGCACCCGGAGACAGGCGTTAGAAATCTTGGAGTGTACAGGATGCAAATTATAGATGATACCCATGCTATGATGCACTGGCAAAAGCACAAACGCGGAGCACATCATGGAGACATTTCAAAAGAAAGGGGGCAAAAAATTCCAGCTGCAATCATTATTGGGGCAGAGCCGGCAACTGTGTTTTCTGCAATTGCTCCTGTGCCGGAAGGGTTGGATAAGTATCTCTTTGCAGGTATTACTCGAAAAAAGGGAATCAAGACCGTACAATGCAAGACGCAAGATTTGGAAGTTCCCGCAAATGCAGAGATCATCCTAGAAGGATATGTCGACCCATCAGATATTCGAGACGAGGGACCATTTGGTGACCACACCGGGTATTACACGCCAGTTGAACCATATCCAACATTTACCCTAACTGGAATAATGAGAAGACAAAAGCCAGTGTACTTGACTACCATAGTTGGCAAGCCAATTTTAGAAGACGCCCATGTCGGCAAAGTAATTGAAAGATCATTTCTGCCACTAATCCGCATGTTCCATCCTGAAGTGGTAGACTTTGCAATGCCAGCTGCAGGATGGTTCCAAGGAATGGCAATCATATCAATCAAAAAGCGTTATCCAGGGCAGGCAAAAAAAGTCATGATGGGGTTATGGGGCACCGGACAGCTTACAGTAACAAAAATGTTCATTGTAGTGGATGATGACATCAATGTCCACGATTTCAATGACGTAATCTGGGCAATCACAACCCGTGCAGATGCAGCGCGCGACTGTGTTATTATTAACAACACCCCAACTGACACACTAGACCCAGCATCACCTTTGGTGAATTTTGGCTCCAAACTAGGAATTGATGCAACACAAAAGACCCGTGAAGAAGGATTCACTAGAGAAATCCAGGAAAAGGTCGCAGTCGATGAGTCAACCAAGAATCTAGTTGATTCCAAGTGGTCTAGCTACGGTATTTGA
- the mqnC gene encoding dehypoxanthine futalosine cyclase codes for MSQITEQIHSSQISDILENSLRGARPTKSDILRLLKSDDVHLMGLVAGNLTNKRFGKKASFVNNIILNYTNVCVTDCKFCAFYRSPGDAESYTLSLEQIETRVKTAWDMFGIRQVLIQGGHNPNLGIEYYEDAFRMMRTKFPQVGVHGLSASEIDMIARIEKTSTMEVLSRLKESGLQSVPGAGAEILSDAVKDVISPKKISSADWLRIMEESHKIGLPASATMMYGHVESQEDVANHFDKIIQLQQKTGGFMAFIPWNFEPNNTLMQRENLVTFGVGGMQLLKMIAISRLVFDGLINHIQSSWLTNGVGMAQIALQYGADDFGGTLIGEEVVSCTGARSTELTGQKIIDAIHQIGYAAEERDNFYNLVKMH; via the coding sequence TTGAGCCAGATAACGGAGCAGATTCATTCTAGTCAGATAAGCGACATTTTAGAAAATTCATTGCGTGGTGCTCGACCCACAAAATCCGATATTTTACGTCTGCTAAAATCTGACGATGTGCACCTGATGGGTCTAGTTGCAGGAAATCTGACCAACAAAAGATTTGGCAAAAAGGCCTCGTTTGTAAATAATATAATTCTCAATTACACTAACGTTTGCGTTACGGACTGCAAGTTTTGCGCGTTTTACCGCTCGCCGGGTGATGCGGAATCGTATACTTTGTCTCTTGAGCAGATTGAGACGCGAGTAAAGACTGCATGGGATATGTTTGGAATACGCCAAGTATTGATCCAAGGTGGACATAATCCGAACCTTGGCATTGAATACTATGAGGATGCGTTTAGGATGATGAGGACAAAGTTCCCACAGGTCGGCGTACATGGACTGTCTGCATCTGAAATTGACATGATTGCAAGAATAGAAAAGACATCTACAATGGAGGTGCTATCAAGACTAAAAGAGTCTGGCTTGCAGTCGGTTCCAGGTGCAGGGGCTGAAATCCTATCTGATGCTGTCAAAGACGTAATTAGTCCAAAGAAAATCTCTTCTGCCGACTGGCTGAGAATAATGGAAGAATCGCATAAAATTGGATTGCCTGCATCAGCCACAATGATGTATGGCCATGTAGAGTCTCAGGAAGACGTCGCAAATCATTTTGATAAAATCATACAACTTCAACAAAAAACTGGCGGCTTTATGGCGTTTATTCCATGGAACTTTGAGCCAAACAACACACTGATGCAAAGGGAAAATCTGGTCACATTTGGAGTTGGTGGAATGCAACTACTAAAAATGATTGCAATTTCTCGACTGGTCTTTGATGGACTGATTAATCACATCCAATCTTCATGGCTTACAAACGGAGTCGGAATGGCACAAATCGCACTGCAATATGGTGCAGATGACTTTGGAGGAACACTGATTGGCGAAGAAGTTGTATCGTGCACTGGTGCACGCTCTACGGAGCTTACCGGCCAGAAAATTATCGATGCAATCCACCAAATTGGATATGCTGCAGAAGAACGAGATAATTTCTATAATCTAGTCAAGATGCACTAG
- a CDS encoding fructose-bisphosphate aldolase (catalyzes the reversible formation of fructose 1,6-bisphosphate from glycerone phosphate and D-glyceraldehyde 3-phosphate): MVSGLQIRMDRILRKGKMLCIPMDHGISSGPIEGLESPARIIAQCETKGLTSVIINKGILKTLPKPARIGILVHYSSSTSLSMSPNRKMLSGTVEEALRLGADGVSLHINVGGKEEPEMLEQLGMTASECHKWNMPLLAMMYPRGENVKNPHDPEIVGHVARIGAELGADIVKTLYTGDIDSFAKIVKSTPVPIVIAGGPKAKTDEDVLQMTEDAIKAGAKGVTYGRNIFAHKNPDKIVDALAGIIFRKETAKEAAKRIAKK, translated from the coding sequence ATGGTCTCAGGCCTGCAAATAAGAATGGACAGAATTTTGCGAAAAGGCAAGATGCTTTGCATTCCAATGGATCACGGAATATCAAGTGGCCCAATTGAAGGCCTAGAAAGTCCAGCAAGAATAATAGCACAATGCGAGACAAAGGGTTTGACCAGCGTTATAATCAATAAAGGAATTCTCAAGACATTACCAAAGCCAGCAAGAATAGGAATTCTAGTGCATTATTCATCTAGTACGTCACTTTCCATGTCGCCAAATCGAAAGATGTTATCTGGAACCGTAGAGGAAGCACTCAGACTGGGAGCAGACGGAGTATCACTCCACATCAATGTTGGAGGAAAGGAAGAGCCAGAAATGCTAGAACAATTAGGAATGACTGCATCGGAGTGCCACAAGTGGAACATGCCATTGTTAGCAATGATGTACCCGAGAGGTGAGAATGTTAAAAATCCACACGACCCAGAAATTGTGGGCCACGTAGCAAGAATTGGCGCAGAGCTTGGGGCAGACATTGTAAAAACACTATACACTGGCGATATCGATTCGTTTGCAAAAATAGTCAAAAGTACACCAGTGCCGATTGTAATTGCAGGCGGGCCAAAAGCCAAGACAGACGAGGATGTACTCCAAATGACAGAGGATGCAATTAAGGCTGGAGCCAAGGGCGTAACATACGGCCGTAACATTTTTGCACACAAAAACCCAGACAAAATAGTCGACGCTCTGGCTGGAATCATTTTCAGAAAGGAAACTGCAAAAGAAGCAGCAAAAAGAATTGCAAAAAAATAG
- a CDS encoding 3-dehydroquinate synthase — protein MQKNRELIILPKVGKSGLSKFLSSLESEGVRVVYAEPKAIPPKSKLASIYPSSAANLVVLEKDAQKPKGKKAGKKFKVLSNSDIEKIFSEAKKGLDFVIIEVVDWKIIPLENIIAKLHKIHTEIFALARTPEEVRKMFSILEIGVDGVIFEASTISEVKEAMVYLGTSTFEMVEAKIIEIKEVGDGERVCIDTASMLHKGEGMLIGSRSNFLFLVHNESVGSSFTSPRPFRVNAGAVHCYTISPDGTTKYLSELETGAEVLVINSHGKARRATVGRSKIERRPMLMIKAEIGDEIGGIIAQDAETIRFVRPGGNLVSVTHLKKGDTVLVHAKSATGRHFGMEVADEYILEK, from the coding sequence TTGCAAAAAAATAGAGAGCTAATCATCTTGCCAAAGGTAGGCAAGTCCGGATTATCCAAATTTCTATCAAGCCTAGAATCAGAGGGAGTCAGAGTCGTATACGCCGAACCCAAGGCAATCCCGCCAAAGTCAAAGCTTGCCTCAATCTATCCTTCTTCTGCTGCAAATCTCGTAGTATTGGAAAAAGACGCTCAAAAACCCAAGGGCAAAAAAGCAGGTAAAAAATTCAAGGTACTATCAAACAGTGACATTGAAAAGATATTTTCCGAGGCAAAAAAAGGCCTAGACTTTGTTATAATTGAGGTGGTAGACTGGAAAATAATTCCGCTGGAAAATATCATCGCAAAATTGCACAAAATCCATACTGAAATCTTTGCTCTTGCAAGGACACCTGAGGAAGTGCGCAAAATGTTTTCCATTTTAGAGATTGGAGTGGACGGAGTAATATTCGAAGCAAGTACAATATCCGAAGTAAAAGAGGCAATGGTGTATCTTGGTACATCAACATTTGAAATGGTAGAGGCAAAGATAATCGAAATCAAAGAAGTAGGAGACGGTGAGCGAGTATGCATAGATACCGCATCAATGCTTCACAAAGGAGAGGGAATGCTGATTGGCTCTAGATCGAATTTCCTGTTTCTAGTCCATAACGAGTCAGTCGGTTCTTCATTTACATCACCTAGGCCGTTCAGAGTTAATGCGGGAGCTGTCCACTGTTATACAATATCTCCTGACGGAACCACGAAATATCTCTCAGAACTAGAGACCGGTGCTGAGGTGTTGGTGATTAACTCTCATGGCAAGGCAAGACGTGCAACCGTAGGTCGCTCTAAAATTGAGCGACGTCCAATGCTAATGATAAAAGCCGAAATAGGAGACGAGATAGGTGGAATTATAGCTCAGGATGCAGAGACAATCCGATTTGTAAGGCCGGGCGGAAACCTAGTCTCTGTTACTCACCTCAAAAAGGGCGACACCGTTCTTGTGCATGCAAAGAGTGCAACAGGCAGGCACTTTGGAATGGAAGTGGCAGACGAATACATTTTAGAAAAATAA
- the aroD gene encoding type I 3-dehydroquinate dehydratase, translating into MAYKTCVSIAETRPVKVLSMLKGALQKSDYAEIRFDFLAPKDIPRALEITKKYHKQCVFTLRPKSQGGRFQGTEKERISILKLIAEYNPYFVDLEFSTASKDLVDYIKKTKTQILVSWHDFHGTPSAAILHQRYQKMKKVSKHIKIVTTAKSIKDAATVLSLYKKQSAGLIAFAMGDHGRISRILCLHLGALYTYVSIGKPVAPGQFSLDEIKSLQSLQK; encoded by the coding sequence ATGGCATACAAGACATGTGTTAGCATCGCAGAGACTAGACCAGTCAAGGTATTATCCATGCTCAAAGGCGCGCTGCAAAAATCTGACTATGCCGAGATTCGATTTGATTTTCTTGCCCCAAAAGACATCCCCAGAGCGCTGGAGATCACAAAAAAATACCACAAACAATGCGTCTTTACTCTGCGCCCAAAAAGCCAGGGTGGAAGATTCCAGGGTACAGAAAAAGAGCGCATCTCCATTCTAAAATTAATCGCAGAATACAACCCTTATTTTGTGGATTTGGAATTTTCTACAGCTAGTAAGGATCTAGTAGATTACATCAAAAAAACAAAGACACAGATTTTGGTGTCATGGCACGATTTTCATGGAACTCCATCTGCTGCAATACTACACCAAAGATATCAAAAAATGAAAAAGGTCTCTAAACACATCAAGATAGTAACTACTGCAAAGTCAATCAAGGATGCCGCAACGGTGCTGTCGCTGTACAAAAAACAAAGCGCGGGCCTAATCGCATTTGCAATGGGTGATCATGGCAGAATATCAAGAATTTTGTGTCTGCATTTAGGTGCCCTATACACCTACGTCTCAATTGGCAAACCGGTGGCACCTGGCCAGTTCAGCTTAGATGAGATTAAATCGCTGCAATCCCTGCAGAAATAA